In one window of Camarhynchus parvulus chromosome 18, STF_HiC, whole genome shotgun sequence DNA:
- the SSTR2 gene encoding somatostatin receptor type 2, with amino-acid sequence MEYELPNATAFWFSPASPFDNFSLEAPTNTSQNATGQHFDLTSNAILTFIYFVVCIVGLCGNTLVIYVILRYAKMKTITNIYILNLAIADELFMLGLPFLAMQVALVHWPFGKALCRIVMTVDGINQFTSIFCLTVMSVDRYLAVVHPIKSAKWRRPRTAKMINVAVWGVSLLVIMPIMIYAGVQHNHGRSSCTIIWPGESGAWYTGFIIYAFILGFLVPLTIICLCYLFIIIKVKSSGIRVGSSKRKKSEKKVTRMVSIVVAVFIFCWLPFYIFNVSSVSVMIVPTPVLKGMFDFVVVLSYANSCANPILYAFLSDNFKKSFQNVLCLVKVSGMDEADRSDSKQDKSRLNETTETQRTLLNGDLQTSI; translated from the coding sequence ATGGAGTACGAGCTGCCCAACGCCACCGCCTTCTGGTTCTCCCCGGCCTCCCCCTTCGACAACTTCTCCCTGGAGGCGCCCACCAACACCTCCCAGAACGCCACGGGCCAGCACTTCGACCTGACCAGCAACGCCATCCTCACCTTCATCTACTTCGTGGTGTGCATCGTGGGGCTGTGCGGCAACACGCTGGTCATCTACGTCATCCTGCGCTACGCCAAGATGAAAACCATCACCAACATCTACATCCTCAACCTGGCCATCGCCGACGAGCTCTTCATGCTGGGCCTGCCCTTCCTGGCCATGCAGGTGGCCCTGGTGCACTGGCCCTTCGGCAAAGCCCTCTGCAGGATCGTCATGACCGTGGATGGCATCAACCAGTTCACCAGCATCTTCTGCCTGACGGTGATGAGCGTCGACCGCTACCTGGCCGTGGTGCATCCCATCAAATCCGCCAAGTGGAGGCGGCCCAGGACAGCCAAAATGATCAACGTGGCCGTCTGGGGCGTCTCCCTGCTGGTGATCATGCCCATCATGATTTACGCCGGGGTGCAGCACAACCACGGCAGGAGTAGCTGCACCATCATCTGGCCGGGAGAGTCGGGCGCCTGGTACACGGGGTTCATCATCTACGCGTTCATCCTGGGCTTCCTGGTGCCTCTCACCATCATCTGCCTTTGCTACCTGTTCATCATCATCAAAGTCAAGTCCTCGGGCATCAGGGTGGGCTCCTCCAAGAGGAAAAAGTCGGAGAAGAAAGTCACCAGGATGGTGTCCATCGTGGTGGCCGTCTTCATCTTCTGCTGGCTCCCCTTCTACATCTTCAACGTCTCCTCCGTGTCCGTCATGATCGTGCCCACGCCCGTCCTCAAGGGCATGTTCGACTTCGTGGTGGTGCTGAGCTACGCCAACAGCTGTGCCAACCCCATCCTCTACGCCTTCCTGTCCGACAACTTCAAGAAGAGCTTTCAGAACGTGCTGTGCCTGGTGAAGGTCAGCGGCATGGACGAGGCCGACCGCAGCGACAGCAAGCAGGACAAGTCCCGCCTCAACGAGACCACGGAGACGCAGAGGACCCTGCTCAACGGCGACCTGCAGACGAGCATCTGA